A region from the Dehalococcoides mccartyi CG5 genome encodes:
- the nuoH gene encoding NADH-quinone oxidoreductase subunit NuoH — protein sequence MSDFWIHLLVYLVILFGFVIVSVLIFIWLERRLIGRFQLRPGPNRAGPFGLLQPIADAIKVLIKEDIIPSEADKGVFWLAPLVAFVPVMLMFAAIPFADGVMLVDLNIGILYILAVSSVTVIGIFMAGWSSNNKYSLLGAMRTIAQEVSYEIPLVLSILGVVMLTGSLSMNEIVKAQDVPFILLQPLGFFVYLSAAMAEVNRTPFDLLEAESEIIAGFHTEYSGMKFGLFYLMEYAEVLAVSAIATTLFLGGWQGPLLHPVFWFIAKVLLVFMFIIWVRATLPRLRIDQVMAFGWKFLLPLSLANLVITAFEILIAPDINTAVLIGINIAVMFGLILLFSRFYKLGGGRVSIK from the coding sequence ATGTCTGACTTCTGGATCCATCTTTTGGTTTACTTGGTCATACTCTTTGGTTTTGTAATTGTGAGTGTGCTTATATTTATCTGGCTGGAACGCCGCCTTATCGGCCGTTTTCAGCTTCGCCCCGGCCCGAACAGAGCCGGCCCTTTCGGTCTGCTACAGCCTATAGCTGATGCGATCAAGGTGCTTATCAAAGAAGACATTATCCCCTCAGAGGCAGATAAAGGGGTCTTCTGGTTAGCCCCTTTAGTGGCTTTCGTACCGGTAATGCTAATGTTTGCTGCCATACCCTTTGCTGATGGAGTTATGCTGGTTGACCTGAATATAGGCATACTTTATATACTGGCAGTAAGTTCGGTAACCGTGATAGGTATATTTATGGCCGGTTGGAGCAGCAACAACAAGTATTCCCTGCTGGGTGCCATGCGTACCATAGCTCAGGAAGTCAGCTATGAAATACCGCTGGTGCTTTCCATACTCGGTGTTGTTATGTTAACCGGCTCGCTCTCTATGAATGAGATAGTAAAAGCTCAGGATGTTCCCTTTATACTGCTGCAGCCGCTGGGCTTTTTTGTTTACCTGTCTGCCGCCATGGCAGAAGTAAACCGCACTCCTTTTGATTTACTCGAAGCCGAGTCTGAAATCATTGCCGGTTTTCACACCGAATATTCCGGCATGAAATTCGGGCTTTTTTACCTTATGGAATACGCCGAGGTTCTGGCAGTTTCCGCCATCGCCACCACCCTTTTTCTGGGAGGCTGGCAGGGGCCGCTGCTGCACCCGGTTTTCTGGTTTATCGCCAAAGTTCTTCTGGTTTTCATGTTTATAATCTGGGTGCGTGCCACCCTACCTCGTCTGCGTATAGACCAGGTAATGGCTTTCGGCTGGAAATTCCTGTTGCCTTTGTCCCTTGCCAATCTGGTTATTACTGCATTTGAAATACTGATTGCGCCGGATATAAACACGGCTGTGCTTATAGGCATAAATATAGCTGTAATGTTCGGGCTTATCCTCCTGTTCAGTAGATTTTACAAGCTGGGAGGCGGACGTGTCAGTATTAAGTAA
- a CDS encoding NADH-quinone oxidoreductase subunit D: MAIKTENFILNIGPQHPSTHGVFRLRIVLDGEVITDLEPVFGYLHRGIEKLAEGRTYLQDIPFTDRLDYLGSMTNNHAYVMAVEKLAGITVPERAEYIRVILDELQRIASHLAGLGFFLNDLGALQTPLLYMFREREKIVELFDMCSGQRLNYNYYRFGGFVQDLPEEFLPALKILLDTLPGFIDEYEQLISTNEIVLIRTKGVGVLKRDLAINSSAAGPVLRASGINWDIRRNDPYSIYNRFEFDIPIAKNGDTYDRYMIRILEMRQSVRILRQAVKDLPEGEIMGKAPKLLKPPAGEVYSRIEGPKGELGFYLVSDGTDKPYRWRVRPPCLLNLSALKDMVVGWKVADLMAIFGSIDIVMGEVDR; this comes from the coding sequence ATGGCCATTAAAACTGAAAACTTTATTCTGAATATAGGCCCCCAGCATCCAAGCACCCACGGTGTGTTCCGCCTGCGTATTGTTCTGGATGGTGAGGTTATTACTGACCTTGAGCCGGTTTTCGGTTATCTGCATCGGGGTATTGAAAAGCTGGCAGAGGGGCGCACCTATCTGCAGGATATACCTTTTACAGACCGTCTGGATTATCTGGGCTCCATGACCAATAACCATGCTTATGTTATGGCAGTGGAAAAACTAGCCGGCATAACAGTGCCTGAACGGGCTGAATATATAAGGGTGATACTGGACGAACTCCAGCGGATAGCCAGCCATCTGGCCGGTTTGGGTTTTTTCTTAAATGACTTGGGCGCCCTTCAAACCCCTTTGCTGTATATGTTCCGCGAACGTGAAAAGATTGTGGAACTGTTTGATATGTGCAGCGGTCAGCGTTTAAATTACAACTACTACCGCTTTGGCGGATTTGTTCAGGATTTGCCGGAAGAATTTCTGCCCGCCCTAAAAATACTACTGGATACTTTGCCCGGTTTTATTGACGAATACGAACAGCTTATTTCCACCAATGAAATTGTGCTTATCCGCACCAAAGGCGTTGGCGTACTTAAGCGTGATTTGGCTATAAATTCCAGTGCGGCCGGCCCGGTACTTCGGGCAAGCGGCATAAACTGGGATATCCGCCGGAATGACCCTTATTCCATTTATAACCGTTTTGAGTTTGATATACCCATCGCCAAAAACGGTGATACCTATGACCGTTACATGATACGTATTTTAGAAATGCGCCAGAGTGTGCGGATACTTCGTCAGGCAGTAAAAGACCTGCCCGAAGGTGAAATAATGGGTAAAGCCCCCAAACTTCTTAAACCACCGGCGGGTGAGGTGTACAGCCGTATAGAAGGCCCTAAAGGTGAACTGGGCTTCTACCTGGTATCAGACGGCACAGACAAACCCTACCGCTGGCGGGTACGCCCACCCTGTCTTTTAAATTTGTCGGCTTTAAAAGATATGGTAGTAGGCTGGAAAGTGGCTGACCTTATGGCTATTTTCGGCAGTATAGATATAGTGATGGGTGAGGTGGACAGATAA